CCGCAGCCCTGCGCGAGGAGTACGACCAGGTGCGATCGCTCGCGGACGCGGTCCAGGGTGGCAAGACCAACACCAAGCGCATGCGACTCGAGACCTATGTGCTCGCGGCGCAGCTCGAGGAGATCGTCGCCGCGGCGAACGGGCGACTGCGGACGATGACGTCCGGTCGGTATGAGCTGCAGCACGACGATTCGGTGCAGTACCGCAACACCCGATCGGGGCTGGGGCTGGCGATCCTGGACCAGCACACCGGCCGCGCTCGTGCCACGCATTCGCTGTCGGGCGGGGAGACATTCCTCGCCTCGCTTGCGCTGGCGCTGGGGCTCGCCGAGGTGGTCACCAACCAGGCCGGCGGCATCACGCTCGACACACTCTTTGTCGACGAGGGCTTCGGCTCACTCGATGGCGAAACCCTTGAGATCGCGATGAGCACCCTCGACTCGCTGCGCGCCGGCGGCCGCACGATCGGGCTGATCAGTCACGTCGAGGCGATGAAGGAGCAGATCCCCGCGAAGCTGCGGATCAGCGTGACGGATGCCGGGTGGAGCGAGATCGACTGCCAGACTGGACCGTGATGAAGACGATCCTCAACCTGATCTGGCTGATCCTGTCCGGCTTCTGGCTGTTCCTGGGCTACATGCTCGCCGCAGTGATCATGTTCGTGCTGATCGTCACGATCCCCTGGGGCATCGCCGCCGCGCGCATCGGCGTCTACGCGCTCTGGCCATTCGGCAAGACCGTGGTGGACAAGCCCGGCGCGGGCCTCGGCTCGGCGCTCGGCAACGTCATCTGGGTCATCCTCGCCGGCTGGTGGCTCGCCATCGGACACATCCTGAGCGGCATCGCCCTGTGCATCACGATCATCGGCATCCCGTTCGGCATCGCGAACTTCAAGATGGTGCCCGTGTCACTGCTGCCACTCGGCAAGGACATCGTCGACCAGTAGCAAGCAGCTGACGACAGGTG
The Diaminobutyricimonas sp. LJ205 genome window above contains:
- a CDS encoding YccF domain-containing protein, producing the protein MKTILNLIWLILSGFWLFLGYMLAAVIMFVLIVTIPWGIAAARIGVYALWPFGKTVVDKPGAGLGSALGNVIWVILAGWWLAIGHILSGIALCITIIGIPFGIANFKMVPVSLLPLGKDIVDQ